The Streptomyces sp. NBC_00335 DNA window AGTCCCAGTTGAAGACGTTCCCGTGCAGGTCCGTCGTCCCCATCACCGTGAACGCGTACGTCCTCGCTCCCGCCGCCGAAGCGCCGCCGGCCACCGCCTCAGCCGCGGCAGCCGGGGTGCTCGTGGCCCCCGCCAACGCCACGGCCGCACCCGTCGCAGCCGAAGTACCCAGAAACGTCCTACGGTCCAAAGCCATGCCATCTCCCCTTGTGAGGTGCGTGTACACAGATAGGCAACGCGCGTAGATTCTGACCCAGCAGTAACAAGCCGCAACACCCCCACCAGGTTTCGATCCGATGACCAGCCCCGTACGAGCAGCAGTGCGACAGTGAATCCATGACCCAGGACCCCTCGCACCAGCCCTACGGAACCCCCGAAGTCCCCCGCGTCGCAGTCCGCGGCGAAGCCACCCTCGAAGTCGACCCCGAGATCGCCCGCATCGGCATCACCGTCAGCGCCCGCGGCACCGACCGACGCACCGCCCTCGAAGACCTCACCCGCCGCAACAACGCCGTCCTCGACCTCGTCAAAAGCTACGGCGACCCCGTCGAAAAACTCGAAACCGGCGCTTTCTCCATCACCCCCGAACTCACCCGCCACGGCCGCGGCGAACGCATCCGCGCCTACCACGGACGCGTCCACCTCACCGCCGAACTCAACGACTTCACCACCCTCGGCGAACTCACCACCCGCCTCGCCGACCTCGAACTCACCCAGGTCGACGGACCCTGGTGGGCCCTGCGTCCCACCTCACCCGCCCACGGTGAAGCCCGCCGCCAAGCCGTACTCGAAGCCGTCCAGCGC harbors:
- a CDS encoding SIMPL domain-containing protein: MTQDPSHQPYGTPEVPRVAVRGEATLEVDPEIARIGITVSARGTDRRTALEDLTRRNNAVLDLVKSYGDPVEKLETGAFSITPELTRHGRGERIRAYHGRVHLTAELNDFTTLGELTTRLADLELTQVDGPWWALRPTSPAHGEARRQAVLEAVQRAREYAAALGAELAALVELADLGAENAPAPFQASGAAMRTMAFSAAEDAGAPALDLEPQRQTVYAQVNARFTMTPPRL